One Tautonia rosea genomic window carries:
- a CDS encoding SDR family NAD(P)-dependent oxidoreductase: MSRRPPETIYLTGASRGIGRATALALAERGHRLGLMDRDAEGLNILAEQLRFSERVHAVRCADVTDLGTVRCATAELEAEIGPPDVLVACAGVGGLTLLPDLQPEALQSMLQVNVVGVAYAIDAVLPGMIERSHGHLVGISSVAGYRGMPWMASYSASKAALTTYLEGLRPALKRRGVTITTVYPGFVRTAMTEGTPFRRPIRMMEPEQAAAYLVRAIERKPRDFVFPLGTALGMEFLRRMPGRVYDWMMDRAGPNALTVEF, encoded by the coding sequence ATGAGCCGTCGTCCGCCCGAAACGATCTATCTCACGGGTGCGAGTCGGGGGATCGGGCGAGCAACCGCGCTCGCGCTTGCTGAGAGGGGCCATCGTCTGGGATTGATGGATCGAGACGCGGAGGGACTCAACATACTCGCCGAGCAACTCCGTTTCTCAGAACGAGTTCACGCCGTCCGATGTGCCGATGTTACGGATCTTGGAACGGTCCGGTGCGCCACGGCAGAACTCGAAGCCGAAATCGGACCCCCCGACGTGCTGGTTGCCTGCGCAGGGGTCGGGGGACTGACCTTGTTGCCCGACCTCCAGCCTGAGGCGTTGCAGTCCATGTTGCAGGTCAACGTGGTGGGGGTGGCGTACGCAATCGATGCCGTTCTTCCTGGAATGATCGAGCGATCGCACGGACACCTGGTCGGTATTTCCAGCGTCGCTGGGTATCGCGGGATGCCCTGGATGGCGTCATACTCAGCCTCGAAGGCGGCCCTGACGACTTATCTTGAGGGACTCCGGCCCGCCTTGAAACGACGAGGCGTGACGATCACCACGGTCTATCCAGGCTTCGTCCGCACAGCGATGACCGAGGGGACACCCTTCCGCCGACCGATCCGCATGATGGAACCCGAGCAGGCAGCCGCGTATCTCGTACGGGCAATCGAACGGAAGCCTCGCGATTTCGTGTTTCCCCTGGGAACGGCATTGGGAATGGAATTTCTTCGACGAATGCCCGGTCGAGTGTACGACTGGATGATGGATCGTGCTGGGCCCAATGCGTTAACGGTCGAGTTCTGA
- a CDS encoding class I SAM-dependent methyltransferase, with translation MQGGNRNARQPILKHLPRNQSIRLLEIGIGDGDNLELLPDSWEVLGIDHTRSRLDDCLRRFPGMSGRLVRAEAEDLPIVDASVDATLCVGGFTMFSDHAAAIQEMRRVTKPGGPVVVADEVPWLCRMGIGHLIGVPRIDAAWLRWLGLDDSFIEMVFTLPQDLDAIVEAALPGIERHRIWGGLGYCFVHRG, from the coding sequence ATGCAAGGTGGGAACCGAAACGCTCGCCAACCGATCTTGAAGCACTTGCCTCGTAATCAATCGATTCGATTGCTAGAGATCGGAATCGGCGATGGGGACAACCTGGAGCTGTTGCCGGACTCCTGGGAAGTCCTGGGCATTGATCACACGAGATCGAGACTGGACGATTGCCTTCGGCGATTTCCAGGTATGTCAGGTCGGCTGGTTCGGGCCGAGGCTGAGGACTTGCCGATCGTCGATGCGAGTGTTGATGCGACCCTCTGCGTGGGTGGCTTCACGATGTTCAGCGACCATGCGGCTGCGATCCAGGAAATGCGCCGTGTGACGAAGCCGGGTGGACCCGTCGTGGTGGCCGACGAGGTTCCCTGGCTCTGCCGTATGGGAATCGGGCACCTGATTGGGGTTCCTCGGATCGACGCGGCGTGGCTTCGGTGGCTCGGGCTTGATGATTCGTTTATTGAAATGGTGTTCACGCTCCCTCAGGATCTCGATGCGATTGTGGAGGCTGCACTGCCGGGAATCGAGCGGCATCGCATCTGGGGTGGCCTGGGGTATTGCTTTGTGCACCGAGGGTAA
- a CDS encoding alpha/beta fold hydrolase, which translates to MPHLTVNGLRLHIQQAGNGPDVILIHGVTGDLSIWFLCRAMQALPRDYRVTAFDLRGHGYSEVPPSGYTSADHASDVIALMDEIGAERARLVGHSFGAVIAAHTAVLAPDRVEAVVLSDPYFPALRHLEDVSRWGHWQNFRREAEDAGVVLSDEHWYDLGQFFDQVLHLNHEDMLKFRRAVGLPGTERLLRLCQTTCGEDTKVEAGLTVDRIDSIHIPVLALYGEASPFLATAEYLVDHLPNCRRALVPGAQHRAPEENPEAFLEALTRFLDSVDSTRAAGDIR; encoded by the coding sequence ATGCCACACCTGACGGTCAATGGACTCAGGCTTCACATTCAACAAGCCGGCAATGGGCCTGATGTGATCCTGATTCACGGCGTCACCGGGGATCTGTCGATCTGGTTCCTCTGCCGGGCCATGCAGGCTCTACCCAGGGATTATCGCGTCACTGCCTTCGACCTGAGAGGGCATGGCTACAGCGAAGTCCCACCGTCGGGATATACGTCCGCAGATCATGCGTCAGATGTCATCGCGCTCATGGATGAGATTGGGGCCGAACGAGCCCGCCTTGTCGGACATAGCTTCGGAGCGGTGATCGCAGCCCATACGGCCGTGTTGGCTCCGGATCGGGTTGAGGCTGTCGTTCTGTCCGATCCGTATTTTCCGGCTTTGCGTCACCTCGAAGATGTGAGCCGCTGGGGACACTGGCAAAACTTCCGACGCGAAGCGGAAGATGCCGGAGTGGTCCTTTCTGATGAGCACTGGTACGACCTTGGTCAATTCTTCGATCAGGTCTTGCACTTAAACCATGAAGACATGCTCAAATTCCGTAGAGCGGTCGGCTTGCCTGGAACAGAACGCCTGCTTCGCCTCTGTCAGACGACCTGTGGTGAAGATACCAAGGTGGAAGCGGGATTGACTGTCGATCGAATTGACTCGATCCATATCCCAGTGTTGGCGCTTTACGGAGAAGCGTCCCCGTTTCTGGCAACGGCAGAGTATCTCGTGGATCATTTGCCCAACTGCCGACGGGCCCTGGTCCCCGGTGCCCAACATCGGGCACCTGAGGAGAACCCCGAAGCGTTTCTGGAGGCGTTGACACGTTTTCTCGACTCGGTCGATTCGACACGTGCTGCGGGAGACATCCGATGA
- a CDS encoding tetratricopeptide repeat protein: protein MSARLGFGSVAIALCWVALLAGIGLAGWVMLRPSPTFEDAAALAAAGRFDEAEERINASIKARGSDPRAHLLAAQLLLDRPVPEGKEGAELRLDRANRAADHLRQVQFEEPALAAIAALYRGKASYYRQRTGEAEAAWLDAIRLDPTVPEAGWSLLDLYYLQGREADGQRLALQLHEVEPDPHDRVQLLLELVRQDVMPLAPGAVVERFEPVVEQAPDDLHAVIALGLALVRDSRAQEGLALLRAEVQRRPEDVDAWDALLTGLDDAGELDLMAETIALLPSVLAESPRFARHRGRVAQERGDWNGAALFYRHAVEEAPEDLRLIYRLSRALRLSGDHAEADQLAAMLESAEQSKSEVPSLYDEANRLANLGDPQHAELFRRIAHQRERSGRLREALAWYRLVIEARPEDSESRSAAARLASSGGVR, encoded by the coding sequence ATGAGTGCTCGACTCGGGTTCGGTTCCGTTGCGATCGCCCTGTGCTGGGTGGCCTTGCTTGCAGGAATCGGCCTGGCCGGCTGGGTGATGCTCCGACCCTCTCCAACGTTTGAAGACGCGGCGGCGCTTGCGGCGGCTGGACGCTTCGACGAGGCGGAGGAACGCATCAACGCTTCAATCAAGGCAAGAGGTTCCGATCCCCGGGCCCATTTGCTCGCGGCTCAATTGCTCCTCGATCGTCCTGTTCCAGAAGGAAAGGAAGGGGCGGAACTCCGGCTTGATCGGGCGAATCGGGCGGCGGACCATCTGCGTCAGGTTCAATTCGAAGAGCCGGCACTGGCAGCAATCGCTGCCTTGTACCGAGGCAAAGCCAGCTATTACCGCCAGCGGACGGGCGAGGCTGAGGCAGCCTGGCTCGACGCGATTCGGCTTGATCCGACCGTTCCCGAGGCAGGCTGGTCACTGCTCGATCTCTATTATCTGCAGGGCCGAGAGGCTGACGGCCAACGTCTCGCCTTGCAACTGCACGAGGTTGAGCCCGACCCTCATGATCGTGTTCAGCTCTTGCTGGAGCTGGTCCGCCAAGACGTGATGCCGCTCGCGCCAGGTGCGGTCGTCGAGCGGTTCGAGCCGGTCGTGGAACAGGCCCCGGACGACCTTCACGCAGTCATCGCTCTGGGCCTCGCCCTGGTCCGAGACAGCCGGGCGCAGGAAGGACTCGCCCTGCTCCGGGCCGAGGTGCAACGCCGACCCGAAGATGTCGATGCCTGGGATGCCCTGCTGACAGGACTCGACGATGCGGGGGAGCTGGATCTGATGGCAGAGACGATTGCCTTGCTGCCGTCCGTTCTGGCCGAATCGCCTCGATTCGCAAGGCACCGGGGGCGGGTGGCTCAGGAACGCGGAGACTGGAACGGCGCGGCGTTGTTCTACCGACACGCGGTTGAGGAGGCACCCGAAGATCTCCGCCTGATTTACCGCCTGAGCCGGGCCCTACGCCTCTCGGGAGATCACGCCGAGGCTGATCAACTCGCGGCAATGCTGGAATCGGCCGAGCAGTCGAAGAGCGAGGTTCCGTCACTCTACGACGAGGCCAATCGCCTTGCGAATCTTGGTGATCCGCAACACGCTGAACTGTTTCGTCGGATTGCCCACCAACGCGAGCGATCGGGAAGGCTTCGGGAAGCGCTAGCCTGGTACCGCCTCGTGATCGAAGCCAGACCGGAGGATTCCGAAAGCCGTTCCGCAGCGGCTCGACTCGCGTCGAGTGGCGGCGTACGATGA
- a CDS encoding acyl carrier protein gives MSEIEILDDLARILSDFQGREYSDAIGPETRFFADLGLASIDAVVLGETLQAHYRRPLPFGDLMGELGQRENRDLSMGELAAFLARHLND, from the coding sequence ATGAGTGAAATCGAAATTCTCGATGATTTGGCCCGGATCCTTTCGGATTTTCAAGGACGAGAATACTCTGATGCGATTGGTCCCGAAACCCGCTTTTTTGCCGATCTGGGGCTCGCCTCGATCGATGCGGTTGTGCTCGGGGAAACGCTGCAGGCACACTACCGCCGCCCGCTTCCTTTTGGAGATCTGATGGGTGAGCTTGGCCAACGCGAGAATCGCGACCTCTCGATGGGTGAACTCGCTGCGTTCCTGGCCCGACACCTCAACGATTGA
- a CDS encoding class I SAM-dependent methyltransferase, translating into MSTVASRPKTEWHAHVWRCVSCGADATDPGDGGPIRCSACRHQYPVREGIVIVRETVTANNEVAQSFYNSPLWPKFRFWEWFTFVNLGGERRARSRVLRHLPQGEHLKLLDIAIGDGVYLPWLPESWSVVGVDISEVQLDSCRDTTAKGRDVTLVLGEAEDLPVRDNQFDAALSIGAFNYFNDPEQALREMVRAVKPGGTIVVSDEVPDLTDYLPFRKIGLAGIERWLVSRFMNLGEEFAEMVERHRKLDVEAIARRVLSDCHFERIWRGVGYVFVGRVPE; encoded by the coding sequence ATGTCAACCGTGGCCTCCCGTCCGAAAACCGAGTGGCATGCGCATGTGTGGCGTTGCGTTTCCTGTGGGGCCGATGCCACCGATCCAGGTGATGGTGGACCGATCCGCTGCTCGGCATGTAGGCATCAGTACCCTGTGCGCGAAGGGATCGTGATCGTTCGGGAAACGGTGACCGCCAACAACGAGGTCGCTCAGTCGTTCTACAACAGTCCACTCTGGCCGAAATTCCGTTTCTGGGAATGGTTCACGTTCGTCAATCTCGGAGGAGAGCGGCGTGCCCGCTCTCGTGTGTTGCGGCACTTACCCCAGGGTGAACATCTCAAGCTCTTGGATATTGCGATTGGAGATGGTGTCTATCTTCCCTGGCTTCCTGAAAGCTGGTCGGTGGTTGGGGTTGATATCTCCGAGGTCCAGCTCGACTCTTGCCGAGACACGACTGCAAAGGGGAGAGATGTCACCCTTGTGCTGGGTGAAGCGGAGGATTTGCCAGTTCGTGACAACCAGTTCGATGCCGCGCTGAGTATCGGAGCATTTAACTACTTCAATGATCCCGAACAGGCCCTTCGCGAAATGGTCCGGGCGGTGAAGCCGGGAGGAACCATCGTCGTCTCCGACGAGGTTCCGGACCTGACGGATTATCTTCCGTTTCGCAAGATCGGCCTGGCAGGTATCGAGCGATGGCTCGTCTCACGGTTCATGAACCTCGGGGAGGAATTTGCCGAAATGGTCGAGCGGCATCGGAAGCTCGACGTCGAGGCGATCGCCCGACGTGTCCTCAGTGATTGCCATTTCGAACGCATCTGGCGAGGGGTCGGTTATGTCTTCGTGGGTCGCGTGCCCGAATGA
- a CDS encoding PQQ-dependent sugar dehydrogenase produces the protein MRRGIWPIGIAIGPFFAAIALLGAEGRNLDEPSASTITAEAHAPPQTVSNDSDAQERFPWTTSRMVGSPEPPRPYSVEVAFPHLTFDRPVELVSVPGTNRLAIAELGGKILTFPDDPLQAVTTDVMFDVRPRHPRFTNLYGLAFHPEFAQNGRLFVCYTIGHDEEDGTRVSEFRVNSNDPLRVDPDSERILITWYSGGHNGGSLKFSPIDGYLYISSGDGAAPSPPDPFLAGQDMTTLMSKVLRIDVDAQDAGLAYRVPPDNPFVDLPGARPEIWAYGFRNPWRMSFDREGGDLWLGDVGWELWELVHRIERGGNYGWSIMEGRQPVMPDAPRGPTPISPPIVDHPHSEAASVTGGFVYRGDRLAELRGAYIYGDFQTGTLWGLRFDGEAVTWHEVLAETPLRLVAFGEDRSGELYLLDYEQTNRIYRLVPNPDAAEPNVQFPRRLSETGLFASVADLEPAPGVLRYQINAPVWSDGTDADRLMAVPNLDRITWTRDGLWTYPDGSVFARTVLLDVDATSEGSSDSAPRRLETQVLHLEDERWRAYSYRWNEEQTDATLVGPEGESVTITLDDSRTITHRIAPRSECLLCHNPWAGEGLLFGRQSATPLTANTLQLNTTTAGEGQTVEQIRMFEHLGLFQEPLPEGPEALPRLANPYNEALDLDTRARSYLQVNCAHCHRFGAGGSANLNLTFDRSLAETGMLGVEPVQGSFGIDDARIVAPGDPFGSLVLFRMAKLGAGRMPRVGSSEVDVRALDLMHRWIAGLTDEGESEAPADPFRSLSAEVSEGLDVLCRAEGTDPVTRAAAFAQASASVRGALALLRRIDEGAIAPPVVEELVAMARTAPSVEVRDLFERFVPASDRLERLGESFDGIALLSLTGDTDRGRRLFLEGNEAQCRTCHRINGEGTMVGPDLDGIGAKYSRQELMHHIVQPSATVEPPYVSYLLATTDGQILTGMLVEQTAQGVALKDAKGQTLRVSADEVEELKTIPQSLMPEGLLAPLTPQQAADLLAFLSEQTQATP, from the coding sequence ATGAGACGAGGGATCTGGCCCATCGGAATCGCCATCGGACCTTTCTTCGCTGCAATAGCGTTGCTGGGTGCCGAGGGTAGGAACCTCGATGAACCGTCCGCCTCAACGATCACGGCCGAAGCTCACGCTCCCCCTCAGACCGTTTCCAACGACTCCGACGCCCAGGAGCGGTTTCCCTGGACGACGTCCCGGATGGTCGGCTCTCCCGAACCGCCTCGGCCGTACTCGGTGGAGGTGGCGTTCCCGCACCTGACCTTCGACCGACCGGTCGAGCTGGTTTCCGTGCCGGGGACCAATCGCCTGGCCATCGCCGAGCTGGGGGGCAAGATCCTGACCTTTCCGGACGACCCATTGCAAGCAGTCACAACGGATGTGATGTTCGACGTCAGACCTCGACATCCTAGGTTTACGAATCTTTATGGTCTGGCCTTCCACCCGGAGTTTGCACAGAACGGCCGCCTGTTCGTCTGCTATACGATCGGCCACGACGAGGAGGACGGCACCCGCGTCTCCGAGTTCCGGGTCAACTCGAACGATCCCCTTCGGGTCGATCCGGACAGCGAACGCATTCTGATCACCTGGTACTCGGGAGGTCACAACGGCGGCTCGTTGAAGTTCAGCCCGATCGACGGCTATCTGTACATCTCCAGCGGAGACGGGGCGGCGCCGAGTCCTCCCGACCCGTTCCTGGCTGGGCAGGACATGACGACCTTGATGTCGAAGGTCTTGCGCATTGACGTGGACGCTCAGGACGCCGGGCTCGCCTATCGGGTGCCTCCGGACAACCCGTTCGTGGACCTGCCCGGCGCCCGTCCGGAGATCTGGGCTTATGGCTTCCGCAATCCCTGGCGCATGAGCTTCGACCGCGAAGGGGGCGACCTCTGGCTCGGCGACGTGGGATGGGAACTCTGGGAGCTGGTTCACCGCATCGAGCGAGGTGGCAACTACGGCTGGAGCATCATGGAAGGCCGTCAGCCGGTCATGCCCGACGCTCCGAGAGGCCCGACGCCGATCTCTCCCCCGATTGTCGATCACCCGCACTCCGAGGCTGCCTCGGTAACGGGCGGGTTCGTCTACCGAGGCGATCGCCTGGCCGAGCTTCGGGGGGCCTACATCTACGGCGACTTCCAGACCGGCACGCTATGGGGTCTTCGCTTCGATGGTGAGGCCGTGACCTGGCACGAGGTCTTGGCCGAGACACCGTTGCGGCTGGTTGCCTTCGGTGAAGACCGATCGGGCGAGCTTTACCTGCTCGATTACGAACAGACGAACCGCATTTATCGACTCGTTCCGAACCCAGACGCCGCAGAGCCGAACGTGCAATTTCCCCGACGACTGAGCGAAACCGGTCTGTTCGCCTCGGTCGCCGATCTGGAACCGGCCCCCGGCGTACTGCGCTATCAGATCAACGCCCCGGTCTGGAGCGATGGCACCGACGCCGACCGACTCATGGCCGTGCCGAACCTCGACCGAATTACCTGGACCCGAGACGGCCTCTGGACCTACCCCGACGGCTCGGTCTTTGCCCGAACGGTCCTGCTCGACGTGGATGCCACCTCCGAAGGTTCCTCCGATTCCGCTCCGAGGCGGCTGGAAACGCAGGTGTTGCACCTCGAAGACGAGCGTTGGCGAGCATACTCATACCGTTGGAATGAGGAACAGACCGACGCCACTCTCGTCGGCCCCGAGGGGGAATCGGTGACGATCACGCTCGACGATTCCCGGACGATCACCCACCGAATCGCCCCTCGCTCGGAATGCTTGCTCTGCCACAATCCGTGGGCCGGAGAGGGGTTGCTGTTCGGCCGACAGTCGGCCACCCCACTGACGGCCAACACGCTGCAACTCAACACAACCACGGCCGGAGAGGGGCAGACGGTCGAACAGATTCGCATGTTCGAGCACCTTGGGCTGTTTCAGGAGCCGCTGCCCGAGGGTCCTGAGGCACTCCCGAGGCTGGCCAATCCATACAACGAGGCCCTTGACCTCGACACTCGGGCCCGCTCGTACCTTCAGGTCAATTGCGCCCATTGCCACCGGTTCGGGGCAGGGGGATCCGCTAATTTGAACCTTACTTTTGATCGATCGCTGGCGGAGACAGGGATGCTTGGCGTCGAACCGGTCCAGGGGAGCTTCGGCATCGACGATGCCCGGATCGTCGCACCGGGCGACCCGTTCGGCTCCCTCGTGCTCTTCCGCATGGCCAAGCTGGGGGCAGGTCGAATGCCCCGCGTCGGCTCGTCGGAAGTGGATGTCCGGGCGCTCGACCTCATGCACCGCTGGATCGCCGGCCTGACCGATGAGGGAGAGTCAGAAGCGCCGGCCGATCCGTTCCGCAGCCTTTCGGCCGAGGTTTCCGAAGGCCTGGACGTCCTTTGCCGGGCCGAAGGGACCGACCCCGTCACCCGAGCCGCCGCATTTGCACAGGCGAGCGCCAGCGTTCGAGGTGCCCTGGCCCTGCTTCGACGGATCGACGAGGGAGCCATCGCTCCTCCGGTCGTCGAAGAACTGGTGGCGATGGCCCGCACGGCCCCCTCGGTCGAAGTCCGCGACCTGTTCGAGCGGTTCGTTCCCGCCTCGGATCGCCTGGAGCGGCTTGGCGAATCGTTCGATGGAATCGCCCTGCTCTCGCTGACAGGAGACACCGATCGTGGCCGTCGACTCTTTCTTGAAGGGAACGAGGCCCAGTGCCGGACCTGCCACCGGATCAATGGGGAAGGCACGATGGTCGGCCCCGATCTCGACGGCATCGGCGCGAAGTACTCGCGCCAGGAGTTAATGCACCATATCGTGCAGCCGTCGGCGACGGTCGAACCGCCCTACGTCAGCTATCTTCTGGCCACCACAGACGGGCAAATTCTCACAGGAATGCTCGTGGAGCAAACCGCACAGGGTGTCGCCTTGAAGGATGCAAAGGGCCAAACGCTCAGGGTCTCTGCCGATGAGGTGGAGGAGCTCAAGACCATCCCTCAGTCCCTGATGCCCGAAGGACTCCTGGCCCCACTCACGCCTCAGCAAGCCGCCGACCTGCTGGCCTTCCTTTCGGAACAAACCCAGGCCACTCCGTAA
- a CDS encoding ABC transporter permease → MGYMRLIVRNLRGRPARTVLTVLGLAVAVSAVMLLTGISWGFEQSFLAIYRARGIDLIVVRAGISDQLSSNLDQNLEQVIRAIPGVASVAPSLMDAVSFEEANLVSVLANGWEPGGLLIEGLRILEGRPLDPSDGRQVLLGRVLALNLDKSVGDSVDIAGEPFQVLGIYESDSLFESGGLVMPLPELQRMMGREGQVTGFVIVADPQTDPRALGREVERQVSGVAVVPSRDYVQGNLQLRLARAMATATTMIALVLGSIGLLNTMAMAVTERTGEIGLLRALGWRRSRIILLLMGEAAGLGLLGVMGGTVLAIAGARALVLSPTSRGFIEPNLSPMILGIGVALGIGLTLLGGLYPAVRASRLEPTEALRHD, encoded by the coding sequence ATGGGATACATGCGGTTGATCGTCCGTAACTTGCGAGGCCGACCGGCCCGGACGGTCTTGACGGTCCTCGGACTGGCCGTCGCGGTCTCGGCGGTCATGTTGCTCACGGGAATCTCGTGGGGCTTCGAGCAATCGTTCCTGGCGATTTATCGCGCTCGGGGGATCGATTTGATTGTGGTCCGGGCCGGGATCAGCGATCAACTTTCCAGCAACCTGGATCAGAATCTCGAGCAAGTGATTCGAGCAATCCCGGGGGTCGCTTCCGTAGCTCCCTCACTCATGGATGCCGTCTCGTTCGAGGAGGCGAACCTTGTCAGTGTGTTGGCGAACGGCTGGGAGCCCGGCGGCTTGTTGATTGAAGGCCTGAGAATTCTCGAAGGGCGGCCGCTCGACCCGTCGGATGGGCGACAGGTGCTGCTTGGTCGGGTCCTGGCCTTGAACCTGGACAAATCCGTGGGAGACTCCGTTGACATCGCCGGTGAACCATTTCAGGTGCTCGGCATTTATGAAAGTGACAGTTTGTTCGAGTCAGGAGGTCTGGTCATGCCCTTGCCCGAGCTTCAACGCATGATGGGGCGCGAGGGCCAGGTCACCGGGTTTGTCATCGTGGCCGATCCGCAGACCGACCCGCGTGCCCTGGGTCGGGAGGTTGAGCGTCAGGTGTCCGGTGTGGCGGTGGTCCCGTCACGTGACTACGTTCAAGGAAACCTTCAACTTCGGCTTGCCCGAGCCATGGCCACCGCCACAACGATGATCGCCTTGGTGCTCGGGTCAATCGGCTTATTGAACACGATGGCCATGGCCGTGACCGAACGCACGGGTGAGATCGGGCTGTTGCGCGCCCTCGGCTGGAGACGTAGCCGGATCATCCTGCTGTTGATGGGAGAAGCCGCGGGGTTGGGCTTGCTGGGGGTGATGGGGGGAACCGTGCTCGCCATTGCGGGAGCGAGGGCACTGGTGCTTTCTCCCACCTCACGGGGCTTCATCGAACCGAACCTCTCACCGATGATTCTGGGCATCGGCGTGGCGCTCGGGATCGGATTAACCTTGCTTGGCGGCCTCTATCCGGCTGTCCGGGCTTCTCGGCTGGAACCGACCGAGGCGCTTCGCCATGACTGA
- a CDS encoding ABC transporter ATP-binding protein, giving the protein MTEHDRNDQVDHPLLRGDSLVKTYPDGDVKALRGVSVSVGAGEFVAITGPSGCGKSTLLHLLGGLDRPTSGTVSYKGTPLSGLDLDNYRACEVGFVFQAFHLISTLTALENVQIPMFPGGRPRAERPSVARRLLEEVGLPHRVGHLPPKLSIGERQRVAIARALANEPSLLLADEPTGNLDSRSQQEILDLLAKLRAERSITLLIVTHSPEVAAAADREIRMKDGQIVSS; this is encoded by the coding sequence ATGACTGAGCACGATCGGAACGACCAGGTCGACCACCCCCTGCTCCGGGGTGACTCGCTGGTCAAAACCTATCCCGACGGCGACGTGAAGGCGCTTCGGGGCGTTTCGGTCTCGGTGGGAGCGGGGGAGTTCGTGGCGATCACCGGTCCGTCAGGATGCGGCAAGAGCACCTTGCTGCACCTGCTTGGTGGACTCGATCGCCCGACGTCGGGCACGGTCTCTTACAAGGGAACTCCCCTCTCGGGGCTCGACCTTGACAATTATCGAGCGTGCGAGGTTGGCTTTGTGTTTCAGGCGTTTCACCTGATCTCGACCTTAACGGCCCTGGAGAATGTCCAGATCCCGATGTTTCCCGGTGGCCGTCCCCGAGCCGAGCGTCCCAGCGTGGCGCGCAGGCTGCTTGAGGAGGTTGGCCTGCCGCATCGTGTCGGTCATTTGCCCCCCAAGCTTTCCATCGGCGAACGACAGCGGGTGGCGATCGCCCGGGCCCTCGCCAACGAACCGTCTCTGCTGCTGGCCGACGAGCCGACGGGGAACCTTGACTCACGGTCCCAGCAGGAGATCCTTGACCTGCTCGCCAAGCTCCGGGCCGAGCGGTCGATCACCTTGCTGATTGTGACCCATAGTCCCGAGGTCGCTGCTGCAGCCGATCGTGAAATTCGCATGAAGGACGGGCAGATTGTTTCCTCTTGA